A single window of Deinococcus sp. KSM4-11 DNA harbors:
- the rplK gene encoding 50S ribosomal protein L11, producing the protein MKKVMGIVKLQLPAGKATPAPPVGPALGQYGANIMEFTKAFNAQTADKGDAIIPVEITIFADRSFTFITKTPPMSYLIRKAAGLQKGSPTPNKAKVGKLNWDQVLEIAKTKMPDLNAGSVEAAANTVAGTARSMGVTIEGAPNA; encoded by the coding sequence ATGAAGAAAGTCATGGGGATTGTCAAGCTGCAACTCCCGGCAGGGAAGGCCACGCCGGCCCCCCCGGTCGGCCCGGCCCTCGGTCAGTACGGGGCGAACATCATGGAGTTCACGAAGGCCTTCAACGCCCAGACGGCGGACAAGGGCGACGCGATCATCCCGGTCGAGATCACCATCTTCGCCGACCGTTCGTTCACCTTCATCACCAAGACCCCCCCGATGAGCTACCTGATCCGCAAGGCCGCCGGCCTGCAGAAGGGCAGCCCGACCCCCAACAAGGCCAAGGTCGGCAAGCTCAACTGGGATCAGGTGCTGGAAATTGCCAAGACCAAGATGCCCGACCTGAACGCCGGCTCCGTCGAAGCCGCCGCCAACACCGTGGCCGGCACCGCCCGCTCCATGGGCGTGACCATCGAGGGGGCCCCGAATGCCTAA
- the rplA gene encoding 50S ribosomal protein L1, which produces MPKHGKRYAALVSKVDREKQYTIDEAAALVKDIATAKFDETVEVHFRLGIDPRKSDQNVRGTVALPHGTGRTVRVAVITKGDNLAAAEAAGADTVGSDELIERIAGGFMDFDAVVATPDMMAAIGQKLARLLGPRGLLPNPKSGTVGPDVTGMVRGLKAGRIEFRNDKTGVVHAPIGKASFDPANLSANFSALLSALEGAKPGSAKGVFLRSAYLTTTMGPSIPLTLSGGVSA; this is translated from the coding sequence ATGCCTAAGCACGGAAAGCGTTACGCCGCGCTGGTCAGCAAGGTTGACCGCGAGAAGCAGTACACCATCGACGAGGCCGCCGCGCTCGTGAAGGACATCGCCACGGCGAAGTTCGACGAGACCGTGGAAGTGCACTTCCGTCTCGGCATCGACCCCCGCAAGAGCGACCAGAACGTGCGTGGCACGGTCGCGTTGCCCCACGGCACCGGCCGCACCGTGCGCGTTGCCGTGATCACCAAGGGCGACAACCTCGCCGCCGCCGAGGCCGCCGGTGCGGACACCGTCGGCAGCGACGAGCTGATCGAGCGCATTGCCGGTGGATTCATGGACTTCGACGCCGTCGTGGCGACGCCCGACATGATGGCCGCCATCGGCCAGAAGCTCGCGCGTCTGCTCGGGCCGCGCGGCCTGCTGCCCAACCCCAAGAGCGGCACCGTCGGCCCCGACGTGACCGGCATGGTGCGCGGCCTCAAGGCCGGCCGCATCGAGTTCCGCAACGACAAGACCGGTGTCGTGCACGCCCCCATCGGGAAGGCGTCGTTCGACCCGGCCAACCTGAGCGCCAACTTCAGCGCCCTGCTCAGCGCCCTGGAAGGGGCCAAGCCCGGCTCCGCCAAGGGCGTGTTCTTGCGCAGCGCGTACCTCACGACCACCATGGGGCCCAGCATTCCGCTGACCCTGTCGGGCGGCGTGAGCGCCTGA